From the genome of Dehalococcoidia bacterium, one region includes:
- a CDS encoding ABC transporter substrate-binding protein, with amino-acid sequence MSWLIACSNADADFNNPPTIIPNNIERFEPASGVLRVGVAGSFPYNDLHGIISEWATLFGPGPSYSRLMKFIPDMQSSSYMEVTCDLCVSYDRINDKTYKFVLNSSSKFHNFGEFDSRPVTSADVVFSLKQIADTESPHNLLMESVETMESISNSEVKFTLKYPDPDFLLKLASPYAVIIPSNQFADGLDREVIGSGPWTYKRGQSGQITLSSREEHPRGTNSAVIEFRIGANQDMVLRMLKNGSVDIARVPESSWPELEEKGYNSSVIHRQGRGVIFALNANKKPFDQIANRQAVFAALNPVQAMENSFGVGIVSAGLPLINHEWELPEGTMARFFNRDGIDLRNIEQSFDLYVANFGDDYLTHAEIIASQLKAKGANFEVKILTRSEYLKQIWINKDFDAFLGPIPPIDLPNNFALSFVHSNGGMNVTGGTKELDELAEKFSMENDVTSRATIAIKLQEKLLDQSLSFMAAGKSERWVFNELVENFVPSMPMGSGDLWSYVKKN; translated from the coding sequence ATGAGTTGGCTTATTGCATGCAGTAATGCAGATGCTGATTTTAATAACCCGCCAACTATTATCCCAAATAATATAGAACGCTTTGAACCTGCATCTGGAGTTTTAAGAGTAGGGGTGGCTGGCTCATTTCCATACAACGACTTGCATGGAATCATTTCGGAATGGGCAACGCTTTTTGGTCCTGGTCCAAGCTATTCAAGGTTGATGAAGTTTATTCCTGATATGCAATCTTCTTCCTATATGGAGGTTACTTGCGATCTATGCGTTTCATACGATCGTATTAATGACAAGACTTATAAATTTGTACTCAATTCATCATCAAAGTTTCACAATTTTGGGGAATTTGATTCACGCCCTGTAACAAGCGCTGATGTAGTTTTTAGCCTTAAACAAATAGCTGATACCGAATCCCCACATAATTTACTGATGGAATCAGTAGAAACCATGGAATCAATAAGTAACTCGGAGGTTAAGTTCACTTTAAAATATCCAGACCCAGATTTTCTCCTTAAGCTAGCAAGCCCTTACGCAGTTATCATTCCTTCAAACCAATTTGCGGATGGCTTAGATCGGGAGGTCATTGGGTCTGGCCCATGGACGTATAAGCGGGGCCAGTCAGGTCAAATTACATTAAGTTCAAGGGAAGAGCACCCCCGAGGGACAAATTCAGCAGTTATTGAATTTCGAATCGGGGCGAACCAAGATATGGTTTTGCGAATGTTGAAAAATGGCTCCGTTGATATAGCAAGAGTCCCAGAGTCGAGTTGGCCAGAACTTGAAGAGAAGGGATATAACTCATCGGTAATTCATCGCCAGGGCCGTGGCGTTATATTTGCATTAAACGCAAACAAGAAGCCTTTTGATCAAATTGCAAACCGACAAGCTGTTTTTGCAGCTTTAAATCCAGTCCAAGCTATGGAAAATTCATTTGGGGTCGGTATTGTGTCTGCAGGATTACCGTTGATTAACCATGAATGGGAATTGCCTGAAGGTACGATGGCACGATTCTTTAATAGAGACGGAATTGATCTGAGAAATATTGAACAGTCATTTGATCTGTATGTTGCTAATTTTGGAGATGATTATTTAACACATGCAGAGATTATCGCGAGTCAGCTAAAGGCAAAGGGCGCAAATTTTGAGGTAAAAATTCTCACACGCTCTGAATATTTGAAACAAATATGGATCAATAAGGACTTCGATGCTTTTTTAGGACCTATACCACCAATAGATCTTCCGAATAATTTTGCTCTTAGTTTTGTCCATTCTAATGGAGGCATGAATGTCACCGGAGGTACTAAGGAATTGGACGAGCTTGCGGAGAAGTTTTCCATGGAAAATGACGTCACCAGTCGCGCAACAATAGCGATTAAGCTTCAGGAAAAATTATTAGATCAATCATTGTCGTTCATGGCAGCAGGTAAATCAGAACGTTGGGTTTTCAATGAACTAGTGGAGAATTTCGTCCCATCGATGCCTATGGGTTCTGGTGATCTTTGGAGTTATGTCAAAAAGAATTAG
- the trxA gene encoding thioredoxin, with protein sequence MAKPENIGDADFVASVLESEQPVLVDFWADWCGPCKMIAPVVEELADEYEGKFGFAKVDVDANPQTAMQFGIRSIPALLLFKDGKVAEEVIGAVPKAVLKKKIDKVLEES encoded by the coding sequence ATGGCAAAGCCAGAAAATATAGGTGATGCAGATTTTGTAGCGAGTGTGCTTGAAAGCGAGCAGCCCGTACTAGTTGATTTTTGGGCGGATTGGTGTGGGCCTTGTAAGATGATTGCTCCCGTTGTTGAAGAGCTTGCGGACGAATACGAAGGCAAATTTGGTTTTGCAAAAGTAGACGTGGATGCCAACCCTCAGACGGCTATGCAATTTGGAATCAGGAGCATCCCAGCCTTGTTGTTGTTCAAAGATGGGAAAGTAGCTGAGGAAGTAATAGGAGCTGTTCCTAAAGCTGTGTTAAAGAAGAAAATAGACAAAGTTTTAGAAGAATCTTAA
- a CDS encoding alpha/beta hydrolase: MPELLINGYKHYYEEVGEGTPMIWVTGTRFDSAKKWVDYMKENAHGFRMIMPDIRGMADSEHVAECEPSDWVLDLGSFLDELGIDSVHLASETLGTRIVTRFAYENPARVKSLILNGPIAYSDPEGDEDRVRQADPSNITPEALARLEYYHGSGALDVNLFYVKMHAKPEFHEYYDLRTIAPEVKTPTLILRGDMDEDRHPVGHANQLHKLFPNSWLQIFANTSFNGMVQHPEKSWELIRSLVESTE, translated from the coding sequence ATGCCCGAGTTATTGATTAATGGATATAAACATTATTATGAAGAAGTGGGGGAAGGTACGCCCATGATTTGGGTAACAGGGACGAGGTTTGACTCTGCAAAAAAATGGGTTGATTACATGAAAGAGAATGCTCATGGGTTCCGTATGATTATGCCAGATATACGTGGTATGGCAGACAGTGAACATGTTGCTGAATGTGAACCTTCAGATTGGGTACTGGACCTAGGAAGCTTCCTTGACGAACTAGGGATAGATTCAGTCCATTTGGCGTCAGAAACGTTGGGCACAAGAATAGTTACAAGGTTTGCCTATGAGAATCCCGCACGGGTTAAATCTTTGATTCTTAATGGACCTATAGCTTACAGTGATCCAGAAGGTGATGAAGATAGAGTGCGGCAAGCAGATCCTTCAAATATTACGCCTGAAGCACTCGCACGCCTTGAGTACTACCATGGTTCGGGAGCGCTCGATGTAAACTTGTTTTACGTAAAAATGCATGCCAAGCCCGAGTTTCATGAGTATTACGATTTACGAACAATTGCTCCAGAAGTAAAAACTCCTACACTTATTTTGCGAGGAGATATGGATGAAGATCGACATCCCGTGGGTCATGCAAATCAGCTCCACAAGCTATTTCCCAATTCGTGGCTTCAGATTTTTGCCAATACTTCATTTAACGGAATGGTTCAACACCCTGAAAAATCTTGGGAACTTATTAGATCATTGGTTGAATCTACGGAGTAG
- a CDS encoding M20 family metallo-hydrolase: MAKGNITERVTKERLQDDLNRLEEFTDPSLPYTRRAFSSHYYDARKWLYQQFQEAGLKTSVDPAGNLIGRLGPSIGPSLCIGSHIDTVEAGGRFDGIVGVLAALEVARCLQDAGIELSYPLEIIDFVCEEPTIVNLSPLGSRIMSGDVTSEMVNIASTPFGESLPGAIERLGGNPAKISEVKRDIGDILGYLELHIEQGPVLEKAGLGLGVVTVVAAPCRAAVSLVGIADHAGATAMSDRRDALAGAAELTLAVEKIVSSPDIVQESVGTVGSLKVSPNMVNIIPGRVDMTVEVRSTVPEALEWAREEIETTLNNLATRRGLEAKIEWLQIEEPVPVPIDMQNIIAQAANDVGVPKMSLASRASHDAAKLAPIAPVGMLFIPCMDGRSHCPEEWADINDIITGTKVLGQALLRLDEYLSTKL; the protein is encoded by the coding sequence TTGGCTAAGGGAAATATAACGGAGAGAGTAACGAAGGAACGTTTGCAGGACGACTTAAATCGGCTTGAAGAATTTACTGATCCATCGCTTCCTTATACAAGACGAGCTTTCTCATCTCACTACTACGACGCTAGAAAATGGTTGTATCAACAATTCCAAGAAGCGGGATTAAAGACATCTGTAGATCCTGCCGGAAACCTTATAGGACGATTGGGCCCTTCTATTGGACCTTCATTATGCATTGGATCGCATATTGATACTGTTGAAGCTGGAGGTAGGTTCGACGGTATTGTTGGAGTACTGGCTGCTTTAGAGGTAGCTCGCTGTTTACAAGATGCAGGAATAGAGCTTTCATACCCCTTGGAAATTATCGACTTTGTTTGTGAAGAGCCGACCATAGTCAATTTAAGTCCCTTAGGTAGCAGAATTATGTCAGGGGATGTAACGTCCGAGATGGTCAATATTGCATCTACCCCGTTTGGCGAATCATTGCCAGGTGCAATCGAAAGGCTTGGAGGGAACCCCGCTAAAATTTCTGAAGTAAAACGTGATATTGGAGATATTTTAGGTTACTTGGAATTGCATATTGAGCAAGGCCCGGTCTTGGAAAAAGCAGGTTTGGGCCTTGGGGTTGTTACAGTGGTTGCAGCTCCTTGTAGGGCAGCTGTTTCTCTCGTAGGCATCGCTGACCACGCAGGAGCCACTGCAATGTCTGATCGTCGTGATGCACTTGCTGGAGCTGCTGAACTAACACTAGCTGTAGAGAAAATTGTTAGTAGCCCAGACATTGTCCAAGAGAGCGTAGGCACAGTTGGGTCTTTAAAAGTGAGCCCCAATATGGTGAATATTATCCCTGGGCGTGTTGATATGACTGTAGAAGTTCGCAGTACTGTACCCGAGGCTTTGGAATGGGCTCGAGAAGAAATTGAAACTACCTTGAATAATTTGGCTACAAGGCGAGGGCTCGAAGCAAAGATTGAATGGTTACAAATAGAAGAACCTGTCCCTGTCCCTATTGATATGCAGAACATTATTGCTCAGGCGGCAAATGACGTGGGGGTTCCCAAGATGTCCTTGGCTAGTCGTGCATCGCATGATGCGGCAAAACTTGCTCCTATTGCGCCGGTAGGTATGCTTTTCATTCCTTGCATGGACGGCCGTAGCCATTGTCCTGAAGAATGGGCAGATATCAACGATATAATTACAGGAACGAAGGTTTTGGGTCAGGCGCTTTTAAGATTAGATGAGTATCTATCAACTAAACTTTAA